The sequence below is a genomic window from Alligator mississippiensis isolate rAllMis1 chromosome 16, rAllMis1, whole genome shotgun sequence.
TTAAAGCTCCAGGTATTGAGGATCAGCAGTGGGGGTGAAAGTAAGTACGGGACCCACAGGGAAGAACCGTGGAGTTGAATAGGCTTTCCCAGTGTCACTAATGGCCCCCTGAAATTCTTATAAGGGTTACGGTCATGGAGTCctcctgggagggcagggagacCTGAGCTGCTCTGTTTTAGTTTGTGGATCTCGTACCTTACTGAAATGCTATGTGGGTTATAAACTCTGGAAAAGATACTTCACTGGGGTTTAGATGTAGTGAAAGCTCTGACAGTTTTCAGATGTgacctctgccagctgggttgTGGGGCAGATGTTTTCCTTACTAATTTCTCTGATACCTGGAAGTTGCCCATGACATAGCATTCTGGTTGCAAATAAAGAAGACTGAAGAAGGGCCGTGTTCTGGAGGGAGGTGAGTGTGATGCAGtgctgccaggcttctgcccagctgctcaaGGCTTCATTCCTGAGTGCAAGACCCGAGCCTGAGGGAACCTGCGGAACTTATCTCCAGAACTGGGGGTGCGCAGTTCATTCATGGCTCAAGCACACACAGAATGGTCCCATTGACTCCTCCAGTGATGGGagacagcctgctgcagctgtaggGCTGTTCCTTGTTGGAGCAGGAAGTTGAATCCCCAGAGATTAAaaaggaggttttggaggcatcTGGCTTATGCTTGTTCTCCCTGTCACAGATCTGCTGCTTGGACATGCCATAGTCTTCCTTAACCTCCTTAGCAAGCAGCCTTCTGGGAAGCAGGCCTTTTCACTGACCCCAGGTGTGGGACATTCATTGGCACCTGCTGCTACCCTTACGTTGGAGGTAAGCTTATGGCTTAGGAAGGTCTGTGGAGTGCCTACCCTAGAAGAGTTGCAAGAGGTGAACCTCCTTGTAAGGAGGTGGAATTTGGGTTGTGGCATAGGAAGCTCTAGTGGCAGTAACAGCATTGCTAGAGGTGAAAATGTCTTAGTTTCTAGGGGGCACTGCTCTTTCCTGTGCTCCTGAGCCTCCTGTAAGAACCATATATTTGCTTAAATCCAATACaagatttttggtttgttttcaccccccccccttcccgccccccccccccccaaatcaatattgtgggggggtgggtcttagatttgagtaaaagTTAAGGGCAGACggctgctctggctctggttcTGATTCTGACCCTGATCCAGGTTTGCTTTGGGCTTAGAGCCACAGTCacaggtgctgccactgctgtgtatGCTTAGGTGCAGCTCTGGTGCTGCTCTGGCCTGGCAGTGAAGGCGGTGGCAACCCTAGCTCCAAATCTGTCTCAGGGCcaaggcctgggctgcagctgctgctccccaccttggTGTGGTCTAGAGTCCTGAATTGAGGGTAAACGatgtggggcagacagcaggggggaATGAGGGGCTCAGGCATTatgaggtggggagggcaggtagCAGGGGCACAGGCACATGACAGGGGAATGGGGTAggttgggaggcagggggcaggtatGGGGAGACAAccctccactaattagattctatacatggtaAATTATAACAACATTATTAATTTCCATGTGTAGAGTCTAATTActtgaggggtgtgtgtgtgtgtgttggggggggggggggggggttaaagtcAAAGTTACCTTGGATTTgggatttggatttgggtaaatatggagGAAAATATGTTCCTCCTAAAGGAGGAACAATGATCAGTGCTGGCTGCCTGGTCTTTGTGACTGGAGACCTCTGTCTTCCTGGCCTGATGGACACACTGGGCCGGTGTTGCCTCTTAAACAGTGATGCTAGGTAGGCCTTCAGCACTTGGGTCTAGGACCCCCCTGCTCACTCGGGGTAGATGTAGAAAGTGCAGGATTAGCAGAAGCTGCTTCTGTGACTAAGGTTGAGGAAGAAAATCATGCTGCTCCTGGGGATGGCCAGTAAAAAGTGTCACTCAGTATGCATCTTCATTACTACACCATGTCAAGCCCAACCTCTGAAGATCTCAGTAGGATTTTCTTTTGTTATTACTTATGAGGGGCCTGTGCATCCCAGCCAATGCCTTTGTACCTGGGCGGAGGTCAGAGGGTGGCTCACCATGACTCCTTTGTATCCTCTTCTCCTTGAAGTTTTTCTACCAAGAGTCCCCTGCATCCTTGAGTACCCAGCATACTGCATCACTCCGCACCAGCATCACCCCCACCAAGAAGATTGAGATGGATCGTACCATCATGCCTGATGGCACTATTGTGACCACTGTCACCACCATTCAGTCCAGGCCCAAAGTGGACGGCAAGCTGGGTAAGGTCTGATTAGTATGCAGCTCTTAGACACATTGCTGGTATCTGTAGTGAGAGAATAAAGCAGCTTTTAATTTCACCAGGCTTAGTCTTAGAGCATGTGGTTAGCTTCTGTAGCTGTCAAATGTAGCAGTCCTTGCATATGTGCTCGTCATATAGATAATGAGAAGGGTGCCTGCAGCCTGTGGTGTGGGAAAGGGATTATTGGCACTGGGCGATGCTGCTGTTCTGTTGTTGGCATCATGCTGTGACTGGGAAAGTACACTTGGCACCCAGGGCCTCTGCTTCTGCCAATTCTTGCTCTGCTACTGGCTTCCTGTATGACTCTGGGGAAATCAGTTTGTCTGTCTGCTTCCATTTCCTCATCTCTGAAGTAAGGCTGATGCTGAACTGTGGTGTTCCTCATGTCAGCGTTGTGCACTAAGTACTGTCATGTGCTGACTAGAACCAAATGCTTTCCATCTTGGCTTGGTAGCATTCCCTAGCTTCAGTTCCAGGTGGGAACACTGACACATATTGCACAGGACTGTGTAGGAGACCAGTGTGCAATGTGACCGGTGTCTGGGATGCTACATGACTTGCTCCATGTTTGATGGAGATCTAGAAGGTTCCCCACTTTTACGCACTGCTGGGTGGAAAGGCTTTGATGGGCCCAGTGCCAAAGACTTGCCTGTAATGGGCAAAGTTTGTGCTTCAAAGGCAGGCAACTTCAGGTAGGTCCTGTCCCTCCTACTGCTGACTTTGTGCATTTCTTTCTTGGGTCTAGATTCACCTTCAAGATCTCCATCCAAAGTCGAGGTGACGGAGAAGAAGACAACGGTGCTTTCAGAGAGCAGCTGTCCCAGCAAcacctcacccagcagcagccgtATGTCCTTTGATACCTGAGACCTTCCTTAGTAGCAAGAAGCTCCACCTCCAGTAGCAAAATATAAGTCATTCTCTTGGCTGTTTTCTGTCCACTATCAGAGAAGGTCACTCAATTAACATGGTCCtttgtagaaggcagggtagatttgcacgtTACAGACAAAccaaagtgtgtgcatgtgtgtaaatacACGCACACAGAGCACAAGGCTTtaatgggctgaagctcactttatCTAATtttgtgtgtacacatgcatatgtgtatgttGTCTCTGTGTGGTTAGTTTATAGGGTGCTAATCTACTTGGCTAATTACTTGACTTGaagctaacatggctaactgtcTCTCTGCTTACCATCCTTTGCTTCAAACAATACTTCAAGATactgggggaggggcggggaggaaGATGGTGAGGATGGAGTAGTTAACTTTGTTGTCAACTCCTAAGTTCCTTGTTGCCGATCTGGCATATCCTTAAGGTATCTCACCCTGGAGGGCTTCACAAATTCTGTATTGGTGAGTTGCTTCTGAGCCCTTGGCTAGAACATATTCCGTTAAGCAGGGCATGATGGAAATTAGTTGGGAGTTCAGGACCAGAATTGAAACTGACATCCATGTGCACCTGAAACTGCCTGAAATGAGATACTGTCCAAATAAAATGATCAAAATTGGAATCTTGCCAGGAAGTTAGCATTACAAACCTAATTTATAAATGTGGCAACATTATTAATGCTTGCAAGTGGCTTGAGACTGTGGCTTTAAATCTCCATTCACTTACTGACTTCTCCAAGACATTCTGCTTTTGGGTCAGTAGAGTTATTTCAGCAAAGAACTACACCCCACCCTTATCTGGATCCATGTTAAAAGAAGTTGTGGTCTGCAAGTGATTTGTCTGCTCAGGGATGCCTTTTTTGTGAATAGGGGAGAGTCATATGTCCAATGGCTTGGATCCTGTGGCAGAGACAGCGATCAGGCAGTTGACGGAAACAAACAACAAATCTGTCAAGAAAACCCCGACTAAACGCAGCACATTGATTATATCAGGAGTTTCCAAGGTAACTAGTAGTTTGGGAGCTCTGCTGAAAAACTGCCTGATGACTGTGTATAATGACATGTTCCGTCCCGCAGAGACCCTCAGGTCTAGGACACGTGTAAAGGAATCTCCTTAAGAGTCTGAAGTCTCCCCCAAAAGCATCCTAAGCCTCATAAGTTGCAAATGATTTTTGCTCTCAAGGGGCAGTTTAACCATTTGAGGCGCAACCTTCAGTCTTGTCCCAAAACAGACTTCTTGTCCTCCAGCTCAGAGACTCAGCAAGAAAACATCTGTGTTGTCTGAaaacaggaaggggaagaggtaGCCACATGAGAGGAAAGTTGTAAATGTGACTTTAATAAATGGGTTCCTTGTTTGACCTTTAAATCCCCTTCAGGTACCAATTGCTCAGGATGAAATGGCACTTTCTCTTGGCTATGCTGCATCTATGGAGGCAACAGTGCATGGGGACTCTGTGGTGTCTGGCACTTCTGAGCAGATGCAGACCTCCGCTGAGCCATCCCAGTTGCTCGAAGCATCCTTCTCAGGACAAAGGTCCAGTCAGGAGCTGGATGAAACAACACGATCGGACATTTCTGAAAGACCGTCCGTGGAAGATGTTGAGTCTGAAACTGGCTCCACTGGAGCCCTTGAGACCAGGAGCTTAAAGGACCACAAAGGTGAGGACCAGTGTTGCTTGGAACATGAGCCAGTCAGCCTTACAGACCTGAGTCTAGGGTGATGGTCACGTCTCGTGGCTGAGTAAGTGTCCGCTTGTGCAGTGGGTGATAGTAACTTCATTCCTTATGTGTTTTGCTAATCTACAAGATGATGTGCTTTAGGGAACATGTTTGTGATTACTTCTGGAAGATATGTCAAAGCAGTCGCTTTCTAGCGAACAGCCAACCTGTGTTAGCAGCACAAATTGCAGGAATGGGACTTGGACTGGAGTGTTCTCTCAAGTAGGTGCGCAAATAAAAGGAGCAAGCAAGTTGCAGTGTCAAATACAAGGCAAATGTGAAGTCAGTTTTAAGACTTATTTTACCAAGTGTCCAATATCATAACTGCAAAAAGCAATGGGGCAGCTGATGGAGACCTTGCGACAGAGCTTTTGTGAATTAAAGAGTTGGGAGTTGGTGAAACTACTAATTGTGTGATGCAAGATAGTAATGTAGTTTGCCTAATGAAACAAAACATGTCTGTGTAGGTGAAATACTTACTGATGGAGAGATGCAATAGTCTATAAATGGcatgttggatttttttgtttttgaggtCTAGAGTCAGAATGAAGTCAGCCTCGTGCTGCCTGGAAACGCAAGtgcagatataaaaaaaatataagttTATTGAtaacatatattttatatatatagcggggggtttgtttttttgattgtcccaagccaaatcaattccaaatccatgagtcattcaagaaccatatgtgaccttactaccagcaaacatcctccacccccacctggggcttcagatgcttccaaatcatttggcaggcatcctatgtgcaggaccaagctcagaggcttggggttcagatgcccccaagttctGCTcaccctcagccatatggccacaggagtaAGCTagagaggagtctcccattttGATGAAGTGGGCCAAGATCTTCCCATGGGAAATGAACATAGGAGGTTAACTACATGTTACCTCCACGGGTACTACCCCGTGTCAGAAAAGCGGTTATCCTGAGCGACTAGAAAAAACGCCTTAGCGGTCGTGGTATTTCTGCTGCCAGGTAAGTATGGAAATGCAAGTGCATATCCCTGTGCTAGCTTCAAAACTGTAAGTGGTAGTGCTTCCAGTTACAGAGCTAGTTGGGAGTGGGGCGTTCATAGGGCGGTGTATTTAGGGTGGTTATTGGTCCTGTTTTATTCTGGACTATCCTGTTTTAAACCTTTTGTCTCCTCTTGGCTTCTGAATGAGGAATGGATGgcaaaagtcctgtttttcagttggTGGCAATTATACATGTTAATATTATTTGCCCTCGCAATTCTGTGGgctgtgcacagccaggaggagcagggtccTAGCCAGCCAGGGTGGCTCCACCTCTTGCTGCTGGTTGGCTAAggtggcagccccacccctcattgctgattggcaGCGAGGCCTGCCTGTCACCAAAGAGATGTCCTTAATTCTGGGGATGCTAACTGTACTGCACAATATACCCTAAGGCAGGGGCTTTCAACCTGTTTTGGTTGAGGTACCCCCAGCGGccagcccagaagcagggagTCGCCTGGCCGGTGGACaagtgggtggtgggggcaggggaggggttccTCATTGGCaggtggagggggcgggggggatccACTGCAGCAAAACAAGACGCTGCGGTGGCAAAATCAGAAGTGCTGccggcgaaactggaagtgcccccagcttctctgctgcactgccacgTGCACCCTGGGGGCTTCCCAAGTACCAGTTGAGAACCCTGCCCTAAGTCGTCCTGAGGTCATAATTTGCTCAGGAGTATCATGACAGGCAGAAGAGCAATGGGATGAAACTAAAGAAGGGAACTTCAGCCGAGTGTTGGGAAAAGGATTTTTTGTAACGGAAAGGAAGGGGTCTTGTTTGTTCCCAGTGGGAGCAGATGTATGGCTCAGCATGACATGGTGGTCCGTGCCAAAGAGGGGGGTTTGTGGCCTTGACCAAGGAAGCAGAGATGGTGTGAAAAGCTAGGAAGGAAATGGGATATTAAATTATTGAGATCTAGCCAAACATCCCTGCCTCCCGTGCCATTCCTTGGTGGAAGGTACCAGTAGTACCATCCATAGAGTTCAGACTGGAAACGAAACGGTAGTACTTTCCTTAGCTCCATACATGAGCCAAGGTCTTACTTCCAGCAGATTGTGTGGCAGCTCAGAATATAAGTGTGTACTCAGCTGGGGTCTCTTAGGCTAAATGAGGTTCAAATAATTCATAAACAGGACTTGATTTAATGAATAAGCCATAGACATGCCAAAAGCCCCTGCCTGCAATCCTAAAGAAATCAGATTTCattaactgccccccccccccccacaaacaaaaaaagtacCCGTAATTGTGAAGGAAAATTTGAACATGTGATATAATAGTGACTGTAATGAAATCTGCCTCAGTCTGCAGATAACTTTCAGCAGACCCCAGTGTTTTACTTTGGTTTAACTTTTTTTGTAAGTGTCTGAGGTGACTCTGGGTTTTTGGAATAAAAGCCAAGGAAAAGAACTGTTCAGTCTTGCATATTATTCATGTCTATACTTATCTAACATTTGATAGTCATAAAAATTAATTGGAACTTTTTAGAATTTAATATTGCTGTTTTATGATGATAGTTAACTTTGTTTTACAATTGACGTAAGCACTTAAACTCTCTTCACTGTTCCAGTAAAGTAACGCTTAAAGTATATGACCATTTTCAGACCAGTCAGTTGACCGAGGTggttgttttctttgtttgttcgCTTGTTTTTTGACGGGTTAAATACCCAGCCTAAAACCTAGTGGAGTAGAAAGAATTGGGGAAGAAGGAGTTCCTTAGGGATGGTGAGGCCTTGCACTGTGGGAAGCTCTAGAATTCGGAGAGTATGTGCCTGGGTATGTTGTTAGGCTGTGACGCCAGGAAGGAAACATGGTCTGGTGGCTGGAGTTTGGGCTTGGAGTTGGCTTTATTCccagctttgccattgacttgtGTGTTCCCTTTCTGCAGTCAGCTTTCTTCGAAGTGGTACCAAACTCATCTTCCGGAGGAAGAACAAACAGAAGGAAGCTGGTCTGAGCCAATCGCATGATGACCTCTCCAatgccagcaccagctctgctgctAGGAAGAAAGCGGGGAGTTTTTCTCGCCGTCTCATTAAGCGTTTCTCTTTCAAGTCTAAATCAAAACCCAAAGCCAATGGCGGCACAACAGCAATGGGTGAGAACTGAGGGAAGTATGAGCCAGTCTGAAGGACTGCATGGGATCCTCTCTTTTGATCCATCTTTCCCACCCCTGGTGTGAGTGATCACAGTCCTTCCACCCTCCAGTGAAGAGAGACGTCCCCTGCCCTGGTGCTTTCTCTTGGTTGGGGAGAAGAGTGTTCTGAACCCAGAGTTAAGGCTGATGAGCTACCTGGGTTCTGTCTCCTCTGGACATCCGAAACCATCTTCCTCTTGCAGGAACACAGGGGCATGCTAAACAGTCTGACAGTTTGAGACGCTGTTGAAATAACTCCACATTCTTGTGGTGGCAACATGCCTCTGACTTCTTCAGACAGTTTGCTGTAAAGGGAAATACCCTGAAGATGACTGCTTTTGTGCTAAAAAATCAAGAACTAAGGGGGTTAACTATCTGCAGAAGAGACTCCTTTTCATAACTTTGAGGATAAAGAGGTTCAACTGTGGCT
It includes:
- the C2CD2L gene encoding phospholipid transfer protein C2CD2L, producing the protein MALELELGWAALVLLFAASLLTVSGWLLQCGRGAWAGRAAPGAAVRGCLRRLRLGLGLRAAPGHDAAGARALLAALFAFRAFRHSWQRAWLRALNEQACRRGSSVQITFEESSHLPPTANISHVTCVDQSDHSMVLHCHLSADAVKFPVSVAQQSPAAVSMDTYQVTLDLLQAQVEIRLEEIQNEGLVVSWMFQDRPDLNLSVLPRFQSRENDGKVDLSTIKDLIEDSILSTQPAMMVNLKACTVGGNMMSNAKLSREPSSNMASPVMHKLLLRNPRALSLGHEEKQGSGDFCFVAELDSPLQQKWTKPVRASSASAGAEVEWNEELALDLGPQSKELKLQVLRISSGGENLLLGHAIVFLNLLSKQPSGKQAFSLTPGVGHSLAPAATLTLEFFYQESPASLSTQHTASLRTSITPTKKIEMDRTIMPDGTIVTTVTTIQSRPKVDGKLDSPSRSPSKVEVTEKKTTVLSESSCPSNTSPSSSRESHMSNGLDPVAETAIRQLTETNNKSVKKTPTKRSTLIISGVSKVPIAQDEMALSLGYAASMEATVHGDSVVSGTSEQMQTSAEPSQLLEASFSGQRSSQELDETTRSDISERPSVEDVESETGSTGALETRSLKDHKVSFLRSGTKLIFRRKNKQKEAGLSQSHDDLSNASTSSAARKKAGSFSRRLIKRFSFKSKSKPKANGGTTAMGEN